The genomic interval ACTAAACACCTCTTACTGCCCCTCAACACCACGCTGCAAAAAGCCGACGTTGAAAGCTGATTCACGTCGACGGCCAGTATTCGTCACGTCTCCCCAGATGGTCGACGCCCCACCGATATGGCTCACCAAACTCGGGCAATGCACATAAAATGGCAATCCGCTACGTCGGCTCCATGCCCCTACGACCGAATCAATATTTCGACTGCCGTCATCGGGACCATGGTGGCGATGATTCAAAACTTCAATATCACTGAGAAACGCGCGGATCCCCGGATTGCTAAACACCAATGCCAATGCACCCCACCATCCCCAGCCTTCGTTGGTGATACCGAATCCACACCCAACTGCCAAAGTCACATGAGATGGACAATACAAAGAAACGACACCAACCTTCGGATCAGGCCACAATTGATTGTCGAGATACTCTCGCAACCCACGAGCGAGCACGACATCATCCTGTAAAACCATAAACGCATCCGCGTGAGGCGTTCGAAGATAAAGTTCGCTTAGCGCCAGATACCAGTTTGAGAACGCCCCTAACTTCTCATCACGGTCGGATCTTCCCAACGACACGAAGTCTGCTGGCAACTTAGTCCCGGGTTCAGCAAACAACCTCACATCGTGCCAACCCGCAAGAAACACACTGCGCACACTTGCCTCAAGCGTTAGAACACGCCTCGGGGCGGTCGTCATACCAACAGACCAGCGCTGGATGCTCACACACCCGTTCCTAACAGGAATCACGAAATTGGGACGAAATCGATGGAAACTGTGCAGAGTTTCACATATGCTTTCCATGTCGTCAACAAGCAGCTTTCCCGTCTACAAGCTTTTTAACACGCTACGAACAAATGCTTGCCGCAACCTGCGTCTACTTCAATCCTTGTGGCTACCAAAAACTCTTGACGAATTACAAAGTTTTTCGTGATAACTTTCGAGGATGCGATCTTTACGCGGCCGAACTTGCGTTTGATTCTCATTTCGAAACGAGTGCCGACTTCAGATGGCAGGCCAGCTCATCAAACTTCATGTGGCAGAAAGAAGCCATGATCAACGAAGTTGTTCGACGGCTTCCCGCCAAGTACTCATCAATTGCTTGGATCGACTGCGATGTGATCTTTTCCAATCGCCACTGGGTGCAAGAAGCCAGTGCCCTCTTAGAACTTCATCCTATTGTTCAGCTATTCGAAACTGTACACCAGTACTCTGATGAGATTGATGCCGATCCACTTCCTGGATTTGCGTTTTGCAGTCAACAGCAACTATCGGTCGTAGGATCCCCTGGGTACGCGTGGGCTGCCAGGCGCGAGTTCTTTCAGCAGAATGGCTTACCAACCCGACATATACTTGGTGGTGGGGATTCCCTGCTAACACTCGCCTTGGATCAGAGGCCGGCACTTCACAGTCCTCGTGATGCCAGTCCAGCAATGAAAGAATGGTATTTGGAATGGAGCGAACCGATACGGACATCTAGGCCCTCAGTTGGCGCGGTAAGCGGAACAATATTTCATTTGCCTCATGGTTCCATCTGCGGCCGAAAGTACCGCGAACGATGGTCGATCCTTGCACGCCACAACTTTGACCCACTGAACGATGTCAAACTTTCAGCTGACGGCATCTTGGAATGGGCGCATGCCAATGACACTCTAAAGAAAGACGTCAAGCGATACTTCTTCCAGCGCTACGACGACAATTGAAACAACAAGAGAGGGAGGATGATTTATGGATCGTGTGGCTATTCTCTATTTGCGCACCGATGTGACATGGAGAGTAATGTCAGAAGATACGTTCATGGACCAAGAGAGGCACCATCGGTCGACGATCCCCTTAACGCCACCGAGACGTCGTGAGATTCTTCAGCGTATAGAGCTTTGGAACCGCACATTCACCATGACGTACTTTGAATACCGTCAGAACATCAAAGATATCGCTGAACTGAATCGATCACACATCTGTAATATCGACCTCGTCGTCAGAAATCGCCATAGTGTTTCCCACGTGAAGACCTCTGAGGCAATCTTTATTCCCGTTGATGACGATGACTGGTTTCGACCGGATATCGTCTCCACACTGCTTCACAATAGCAACTCCGAGACAGATCTCATCAGTTGGCGTGATGCTATCTACTGCCCGACCCGGTACAGGAAAAATCAGAACGGAGAACGCGAGATCATTTTTCCACGCGGTCTCAGCGAACATGGTTTTGCAACCAATGCTTATGCAATTACTGCTAAAGGCTTAGATCGATTTTCTCCCGAAGATCAAGCCATGATGCTCGACAGGCATGGCACGGTTCTCAAAACCTTCCGAGCTTGTCAACCTTGCTTTTCACATATCATCCTCGAAGAACCCCAGAGCATTACCCACAAATCTCCAGCCTCCATCACAAAGCTTCAACCTATTTCAAGCCAAACAGAGCTTCTCGACCAAATGAGGACGATTTCAAGAGAAGACGAACCCGAGAGTATTTGCATGCCCTGGGCGAAGCCATATATTCGCCAGGCGCAACAACTGAACCGTGAGCTGATCAACGGATTGCGTGTCAACCTGCCTGAAACTCCTGTTCAACTGCAGCGGTGCCCGGCTAAACAACAGCCTCAGGGAATAGCACCCCGCACACGCTTGATGAACGAAATCATTCGTCGAAAGAGTTATCGATCCTATTTGGAGATTGGGTGCGGCAACAATCAACATTTTTCGAATATTGATGCTGTCCGAAAAATCGGCGTGGATCCGCGGCAAGGGGGTACCCACCGCATGTCTTCTGATGACTTCTTCGCCACAAATCGAGAAATCTTTGATCTCGTGTTTATCGACGGACTGCATCTTGACGAACAAGTAACGCGGGACATCCATAACTCTCTATCTGTTTTGAAATCGAACGGTTTGATCCTGGTTCATGATTGCCTGCCGCAAAGCCGAGAACAACAAGAAAGAATTCGCACTACCGGTTCATGGATGGGGGATGTGTGGAAGGCCATTGTTCGACTTCGCCAACGTCATGATCTGGATGTTGCCGTTCTCAAAGACTGCTGCGGAATCGGCGCCATACTTCCGCGTTCCAACAGTAATCTACTTGAAACCATTCCGGAATTGACTTGGGATGTCTTCGTCGGTGAACGAGACCATCTCTTGCGTATCTTGAACCCAGATGAGTTCTTCCAGTTCATACAGAACAACGAACCAGCAGCGACGCATTAGGCCATTCTGTCTGCTTACTCCGCAAGATTTTGAGCCCTATCTGATGTCCCAGCAAAACGCACTGAAAGACGGGAGCCCCCGCATTCTCTACCATGCCTGCCATCACAAGTGCGGAACGCATTGGTTCAAAAGACTGCTGCAATTGATCGCCCTTCGGTACGATATGAAGTTCTGCGCAGCAGCCGACAGTATACCGGTCTACAGGCCACTGATTCTCTTTGACCCGCAGAGCCGGATCGGCCCTCCTGTTAATCTCGAATACCGCGGAACTCACATGATCCGGGATCCGCGCGACGTAGTCATTTCTGGTTACTTCTATCACCTCTGGACAAACGAGGAGTGGGCGACACAACCTAACGTCGCCTACGGAGGCAGGAGCTATCAGCAGATGCTGCAATCTCTTGATCAAGAGGACGGGTTGATCGAGGAGATCAAGAAGTGTCGCTTCGTATTTAAAATGATGCGAGAGTGGGATTACTCCAACACGAACTTGCGCGAACTCAAATACGAAGAAGCTTTTAATGAGCCCGAGTCAACGTTCACGCAAGTCTTTCAACATTACGGCATCGGGGACGATGAACTCGAGAACTGCCTGCAACTATCACAGGAGTGCAGTTTTCAGGCGGTCGCCAAGAGACCTCCCGGCGTCGTTCAGGAGCAATCTGTAACACGCTCCGGCGAGCCAGGCCAATGGACACTCCACTTCACGTCGAGGGTGAAAGACGAATTCCGTCGCCAAACCGGGGACCTTCTCCAAGTTCTCGGTTACGAATCTAGTGCTGATTGGTGAGCGCACGTCATTTCTGTACCCGCTCTACTCAAGGCCACTCTCGTTATGCCCGAGCTTTCGCAGAAAATCAACTTGACATTACAGCGTCAACCGCAGTTTATGCACCGTTCCGGTTGGGCATTTGCACTCGAAGCACTTCGCCCTTTGCATTCTCCAAATGGCGTCCTCTTCGACAGCTTTCTTGAACGTACGTTTGGTTGGCACGAACAAGATGAGCTCTCACGTGGAATGATACCCTACCGTCAGCCATGGATCGGCGTGTTGCACAATCCGCCCAACATTCCTTCGTGGCACGATTTTCACAATTCGCCGCAGGCCATCTTAGAAAAGCGTTCCTTCCAGGATTCTCTTTCGAACTGCCAGGGACTCTATGTGCTCTCGAATTACCTGAAAGAGTGGTTACAACCACGGGTACCCGTCCCGGTTGAATCGCTCCGACATCCGACCGAACTGTCACCCCTCCAGTTCGACGTGCATCGCTTTCTCTCCCAACAACCTCGAAAGATCGTCCACGTGGGCTGGTGGTTGAGAAAGATCAGTTCGTTCTTTCGGTTGCCGCTCGAAAACCACCAGAAGATCTTGCTGAGGATCCCGCATCCTTACTTCGCTACGGTGCTCTCCAGGGATTTAGCCGTTCACAACGTTTCCGATGTCGAACGACGATCGGTCACGATCTCACCGTTTCTGTCCGAACAGGAGTACGATGAGGTGCTCGCTGGATGCCCGGTGTTTTGTGATTTGTATGACAGCAGCGCCAATAACACGGTCATCGAATGCATCGTCCGAAATACACCATTGCTCATCAACCCCCTTCCCGCCGTCAGAGAATACCTGGGAGATGATTACCCACTTTATTTCCGATCGTTATCTGAAGCCCGGCGGAAATTCGAAAGCTGCGATTTGGTCCTTAGCGCTCACAACTATATGAAATACCTCGATAAGGGAGAATACTCAGCCGAGTACTTCTGTCGCCAAGTTGCCAATTCAGCCATCTACCAGATCGAACCAGTCTCATAATCGCTTGAGGATAGTGAACAGGCAAATTTCCACAAGTCTTCTAGAGGCGAGGATAGCCACACTCGCGACAGTCTTACTATTTAAGTTGCAGCAACTACCCTCAATGGCTGGTGTACTATGCAGGCATCGAACTGACAATTCACGAGCAATGCCTGTACAACCCGAACATTGAGCTATCTCAGACGCGGTGGCATGCTCCCCAAACACTGATCCATGTGTTATGAGAGTCTAACTGGCCGTGTGGCCGAGGAGACTCAGATGAGCAGTAAGCGGAAGCGGCGTTCGCCAGCCCCAGACCAGTCCTGTGCCAGCATGCCACAGCGTCGTCAACACGAGTTGTGGATTACTCGCCTTGCGATGTCCGGAACGAGACGGGGGCTTGCGCCGCGACCGTGTTGCCGGGTTCCGACTGGCAGCATAGGTAGCCTGCAGATCGGCCGTCCGCGGCAAGACGCTTTTGCTGCCATCCACGCCGAACATCGCCCAGCCTTGGACTAGCCATTAATCAACGACTTGAGTTTGGATGGTCTGCCGGAACGCGAGCGTGATGGCCTCCAGCAACGGGGCAGTCCAGCGTTTGATCAGCTTCACGACCGCCTGATAACTTCCCGCCACACCGGTGGTGACCGCGAACAGCCGGAGCCCGATTTTGCGGGAATTCTCGAATCGCTCCGCCAGCATCGACTCATCCGACCAGGCCCAGAGTAAGGCCACACTGGCCAGCAGCCAGGGCGTCCAAGTACACTGGGGCTTCCAGGTTCACGGCTGAAAATCACAGTTCGCCAGCAGGCTATTGGGCGCCGCCAGCAACTGCGCGAAATTGAGAGAGAAGTCGCTGGAAACGTCTCGATGTGGCACGGCCGAATTCTTTCGGCAAAACGTTGGGCCTCAAATACCAAACTCTGTGTCACATCGAGATTTACGACAACCCCAACCGCAGGGTTAACGGCCTTGAGTGGCACCCAGCGCTGTGATTCAGCCTGTCTCACCATAAACGCACTCGCCACTCTCACTCTACCAAATATCTAATTTCAACTCGCGATTGGTCAACCACATACATCTCAATGAGCTGATGAGCTCCAACTAGCTCCTCTTCATCTCCCTTCACAGTGAGCACACACTTCTGTGTTCTATCAGACCCCAGCAATTCGACCCAGCTTCCAACCTGAACTGCATCCACAGAAATCGCTTTAAGAATAGCCTTCTCGACAATCATTTCAATCGACGCAGCATCGACCGAAGAGCCACTGACGTCGATCGACTCCAGATTGGATATCTTCGAGATCCACGCAGATGACCCTTTGATCGACACATTATCCGACACATCCAGAGTATTAAGGCATCCAAAATCAATCTCCGCCAGACCTGCGTCCGTGACAGACGTGTTTTGCACTCTCAGAACTTCAATACAAATGCCAGAAAGAAAAGGAAACGCAGCGTCGGACACTGCTGTATCGCTGACATCCAACTTCCTTAGCCCACGACACCTGTTCAAGCACACCATTCCCCTATCGGTAATTCCAGAGCCCTCAAGATTCAGAACCTCCACCACCCCTTGATCACCCAATGAGCACAGGAACTTATCTCCGACATCTGTTCTCCGCACACTGATTGTTCGAAATCGGTGACCGTGTACGATCTCTATCATCAATGCGTCATCCACATCTGCATCATCTAATAGTATACCTTCCACCTCCCTGATTACGCTCAATCCATACACGACTTCACGATCAACCCTCAGTCCTTTAAGGCTAATAATGTCGACACCGAACACCGCAGAAACAAAGACGTCACCGCTATCCTTCCAACCCACAATTCCTCCGCTAACAATGGCTGCACCACTCTCCCGCAACGAATATATCGCTAAACATCTACGTATGCAACGAGATGCACCCCATACAGAAAATACAACGCAACAGAAAACCGCAACATACAGCAGCCGAACCGCAATTTGTGCTCGCATACCAACGGGACCTCATATGCATGATGTATCGCAACGCGTCTTGTTAAACGTCCCCTCAATCACATCCCGCATAATGTCTGCCCACCCGCCACCAAGAGACTGAAAAGCATCCACACATGCAAGAAACTCACAGCATCCCTGACAGACATCAATGTTCCCATGAAATCCAGATGAATCGTCCAGGGGATTCCTACATGGCCCCGGAGTATCACATTTATTGGTCTTCTCATTGAACTCCAGACCGCAACCGCATGGATCGGGCCTCGGAGATGTCGAGTTCGCAGAACAACACAACAGCTCGGCAAACCACTCCTTTATCGCATCTGCCGATGCACCACCAAGACAGTCGTTGACACACTCGCGAATCTCTCTCGACGTTCTGGCTTGAGGGCAATTTTCAGCCATGCACTCGGCAATACCGTCCCCTGCTTTCCCTGCGTCTGGATAAGGATATTTCTCCAGACATTTGTCTTTATGCTTCAACTCATTACCGCTCGGGTCGACACCAACCAACGGAGAATCACCTACATACAGATAAAGACTAAGTGAATCTCGATAACGAACATCATCTCGACTCGACCACACCCCCAGAGAACAAATATACGAACGATTTCTTACGTAGTACAACAACATCATATCCACCTCGGACCTATACCCCGCGTAAAGATATTGCCACTCATAGCTAGGCGAATCTGACTCTTCAAACATCGGCGACAGGAAGGTTGGAACGCCATATGCAGAGTAAGTGACCCGCTGCTGTATTACCCCATCATGGCTACACAATGCGTTAGTGTTCCAATTGGCGTCTTGCAGACCATACAGCCGCTGATTAACACCCCCTACATCTCGATCACGCACCACAACATCGTCTATATACCTCATGCCCCAGACAAATTGTCTCTCAGCGTTCGTGGAATTGCCTATCCTCTCCTCTGCAACCTGCCACTTCTTGGGATCGGTATAATAGATGTGTCGGATCGACTGAGACACTCCGTGCTCCAGCTTCTGCTCAGCGCACCTTCGCCGAGCGCCATCGAATTCATACTGAATAACTACACTCGCTGATTGGTCGTCAATTTTTACCAAGTGATCCCAAGCGTCGTAGGTCGCCGTGTATGTTCCCGTCGCCTCAAACCCTTCCCACTCTTCCGTCGTAAACGCCTTCCACTCGTCAGAAGTAAATTGAGCCCAATCGAGACCGGACGCTTTGGCATTCGGAATTCTGATCATATTCCCATTGTGGTCATAACCTGGACTCGGCCAGTCTACTCCCACGCTCGCCGCGATCCCAGTGATTTCGTTCACCTCATTGTTGGTCCTACTTTGATTCAAATCCCAGCTGCCATCACCATTGCTGTCCTGCAAATACTTTTTCCAGTTACCTGTGGGATCAAGGGACCAGCACTCCGCAAATGTCTTGTCGGTAATCCCATCTTTCTGCGAGTTCAGAGTTCCTCGCTGTAGGTCCTTCAGGCGATGAAGGGCATCATAGCTGTAAAGCTCGTCGAAGTGCTTATCCAGACTTTCGGCAACGACGTTCTGCCGCCATATCCGATTGCTTACCCGGTCATATCCGTACTTGATGCGATCGACGTCACTTGCTGTGTTGTAATTGTACCAGCGACAGTCTTTGATCCGCCCGAAGCGGTCCCATCCCAAGTAAATATCACCCGTATCGGGATCATTGGTCCCCGTAAGATCCACCAACGTCCACTTGACCTCCGGCTCGGGAGAATCAGCGATCACAAACCCGCTTCCGAACGGAGAATTCACAGATCGGGCTGCTTCCCCCTCCCCCAGGTAACTGTAATCGTCAAGATGCGTCGAGGAGACATCGTCATCGACGATCGCTTTCACCCGGATGGCCGCGTCATCAATCCCTCCTGCTGCCCCTTAATCGTAGGTCAGCACCCGCCCATTGGGGTAAGTCATCGTCGTCTGCCGGATCGTGTTGTCGGCTCCGCCCGCGTATCCGTACTGGACATTGGGGTGTCGGTATTCACCATTCTGTTCTGAGGCCTGGATCTCGGTCGCAAGCCGTCAAGGAATGGGTTTACTCTGGGGGATCAAGCGAAAGAGTAACTCCACATTCGGGAGCGCTTTCCAGTATTTGATTTATTGCCTTCAAAGCAAAGTCCAAGCATTGTAATGCATTGACGCCATAAAATGGTGGAAAATCAAACTCGTCTCCAAGTTGAGGCCAATTCCGCAGGCTTGCCTGGCAAAAATAGTCACCCCCTCTCGACAAATCCACTTGTGGTGCTGCCATGTAAACGGTCAGCTGATAAGTGTTTTCGGAGGAATCCGTCACGTAGTAGGAGTCTTCAACAATATAATCCACCTAAGAGTATCCTTTATCTACAAAGGGCCTTGCAGTCATCGATGCATTTCCCATACCTAGTGAAAGCGTTTCGATGACACAGAGACCGTTTCTGCTTACTCCGGATTGAGCTGCAAGATGCAGCATCGAGCAGGTAGGCCGCATGACAAGCGGCAGCGCATGCTGCATATGCGGTCTCTTTCGCGATGTCTTCGGCGATTTGGATTGCGAGGTCGATACACGCGGGGGTAATCAAGCACGCCAAAGCAGATATCCCGAGAATGTCTGCTGCAGTCAACACCGCGACTCCACCTCCTATTGGAAGGGCCATGGGATTATGGCCGCTTGGATCCGTAAACAGCAGTGGGCTGTTTGCGCAGTAGCGGTACAAATTTGCCGTATCGCCATCAAACCCAATCGGATCCTCACTCGCAAATCGTCCCACTGCTGGGTCATACCATCGTGCTCGATAATAATAGAGCTCCGCCTGCTTATCCCATTCTCTTGCCGTGTATGAGTAGTACGGCGAATGGCTAGAATTGGTCTCATTCACGATCTCGCCATAGCTGGAGTAGACCAGATTGATATTCGTTGTCGTATCATTGGCTGATGTGTATCGAACGACATCAGTAATCGTGCCCAACTGCCCTGGTAGCAACCATAGGATCTCCGACGGTTGTTCGTCTGCGATCGGCTGATCAACGGCCGGACCGTGCAGGAACCGATGCAAATTTAATTCGCTCTCGTCGAAGATCAGTACGATATCTTCCAGCCCGGGCTTCCAGCCAGCGTCGTAAGCGATTCCTTGAGCTGAGTCGATCGTTCCGTCACCGTTTGCGTCAACCTGCCGCCGGATGCGGCGGTTGTTGACGTCGTAGGCGTAGAATATCTCTTTCGTTTTCGCGTCACCGCTGTTTCGGAATGTTACGGTCGTGAGACGATTGCGGTGATCCCAAGCATAGTCCACATAGTCACCGCTCGCCGTAGTGGTCCGCTTCACGCGGTTGCCTTCGTTGTCGTATTCGTAAACGTGCGTTCCGTCGGACAACAACTGATTATTCGAACCGGT from Rubinisphaera margarita carries:
- a CDS encoding RHS repeat domain-containing protein; this translates as MNSPFGSGFVIADSPEPEVKWTLVDLTGTNDPDTGDIYLGWDRFGRIKDCRWYNYNTASDVDRIKYGYDRVSNRIWRQNVVAESLDKHFDELYSYDALHRLKDLQRGTLNSQKDGITDKTFAECWSLDPTGNWKKYLQDSNGDGSWDLNQSRTNNEVNEITGIAASVGVDWPSPGYDHNGNMIRIPNAKASGLDWAQFTSDEWKAFTTEEWEGFEATGTYTATYDAWDHLVKIDDQSASVVIQYEFDGARRRCAEQKLEHGVSQSIRHIYYTDPKKWQVAEERIGNSTNAERQFVWGMRYIDDVVVRDRDVGGVNQRLYGLQDANWNTNALCSHDGVIQQRVTYSAYGVPTFLSPMFEESDSPSYEWQYLYAGYRSEVDMMLLYYVRNRSYICSLGVWSSRDDVRYRDSLSLYLYVGDSPLVGVDPSGNELKHKDKCLEKYPYPDAGKAGDGIAECMAENCPQARTSREIRECVNDCLGGASADAIKEWFAELLCCSANSTSPRPDPCGCGLEFNEKTNKCDTPGPCRNPLDDSSGFHGNIDVCQGCCEFLACVDAFQSLGGGWADIMRDVIEGTFNKTRCDTSCI
- a CDS encoding class I SAM-dependent methyltransferase, which produces MDRVAILYLRTDVTWRVMSEDTFMDQERHHRSTIPLTPPRRREILQRIELWNRTFTMTYFEYRQNIKDIAELNRSHICNIDLVVRNRHSVSHVKTSEAIFIPVDDDDWFRPDIVSTLLHNSNSETDLISWRDAIYCPTRYRKNQNGEREIIFPRGLSEHGFATNAYAITAKGLDRFSPEDQAMMLDRHGTVLKTFRACQPCFSHIILEEPQSITHKSPASITKLQPISSQTELLDQMRTISREDEPESICMPWAKPYIRQAQQLNRELINGLRVNLPETPVQLQRCPAKQQPQGIAPRTRLMNEIIRRKSYRSYLEIGCGNNQHFSNIDAVRKIGVDPRQGGTHRMSSDDFFATNREIFDLVFIDGLHLDEQVTRDIHNSLSVLKSNGLILVHDCLPQSREQQERIRTTGSWMGDVWKAIVRLRQRHDLDVAVLKDCCGIGAILPRSNSNLLETIPELTWDVFVGERDHLLRILNPDEFFQFIQNNEPAATH
- a CDS encoding sulfotransferase domain-containing protein; the encoded protein is MSQQNALKDGSPRILYHACHHKCGTHWFKRLLQLIALRYDMKFCAAADSIPVYRPLILFDPQSRIGPPVNLEYRGTHMIRDPRDVVISGYFYHLWTNEEWATQPNVAYGGRSYQQMLQSLDQEDGLIEEIKKCRFVFKMMREWDYSNTNLRELKYEEAFNEPESTFTQVFQHYGIGDDELENCLQLSQECSFQAVAKRPPGVVQEQSVTRSGEPGQWTLHFTSRVKDEFRRQTGDLLQVLGYESSADW